A window of the Cystobacter fuscus genome harbors these coding sequences:
- a CDS encoding TetR/AcrR family transcriptional regulator, whose protein sequence is MTKREEQTQDEPLRADAARNRERVLAVARELLARGDASLQMNQIARAAGVGVGTVYRHFPTRQDLLEELVNEHVLALLDQARAAEESGEPGPGLRRFLGAALDLLLADVGLAEVLNAPRDANTRTARLKAELVGATTRLLEQARRAGSVRAELGVDDLQRLMCGIEHAVRIGGGRRELAERYLDVLLDGLRPPPSGRARGGSGR, encoded by the coding sequence ATGACGAAACGCGAGGAGCAGACCCAGGACGAACCGCTGCGCGCGGATGCGGCGCGCAACCGCGAGCGAGTGTTGGCGGTGGCCCGCGAGCTTCTCGCCCGTGGCGACGCTTCACTGCAGATGAACCAGATCGCCCGGGCGGCCGGGGTGGGCGTGGGCACGGTGTACCGCCACTTCCCCACCCGCCAGGATCTGCTGGAGGAGCTCGTGAACGAGCACGTCCTGGCCCTGCTCGACCAGGCGCGCGCGGCCGAGGAGTCCGGCGAGCCGGGACCCGGTCTGCGGCGCTTCCTGGGCGCGGCCCTGGACCTGCTGCTGGCCGACGTCGGGCTCGCGGAGGTCCTCAACGCGCCCCGGGATGCGAACACCCGGACGGCGCGGCTCAAGGCCGAGCTCGTCGGGGCGACGACCCGGTTGCTGGAGCAGGCCCGACGGGCCGGGAGCGTACGGGCCGAGCTGGGCGTCGACGACCTCCAGCGGCTGATGTGCGGCATCGAGCACGCGGTGCGCATCGGCGGAGGGCGGCGGGAACTGGCCGAGCGCTACCTGGACGTCCTGCTGGACGGCCTGCGCCCGCCACCGTCGGGCCGCGCGCGCGGGGGCAGTGGCAGGTGA
- a CDS encoding tetratricopeptide repeat protein, translating to MSSLGELLARGNTKQISDEATRRLNKDPKDGEALLALARVALLEGNDSRVMALLQQAAPLADKQELALVRGALSLKRQDWKKAREIYQPFATQEPVRYSGLFGLGVSLLELGQAKEAREVLERVVAQAPPDPSFHLELGRAYMLLSQPRSAVHQFVLCLRLDPKQDRAWFFLANMMGSRGRQRRAESMVILGLSHTPESPLLLGLVKQDAASADAAPPSAPAKGVPARGLAPARTSAPAQPPLPVDVNSEEYPVALGTQITALIERGQAREALRRVREAQAQGVRTLGLKLIEGWACEAQVPPDVKGAIRVYEEACEAFPTHWMPRNALGVLLMRQGLRYGPDSTYTKDAIKALEEAVRCAPEEAEPRFNLAQVYFQGTRFAEAATVARRLVEEVKTSDPVIHGHASKLLEVLEHKLNKDKTK from the coding sequence ATGTCATCTCTCGGGGAATTGTTGGCGCGAGGCAACACGAAGCAGATCTCGGACGAGGCGACGCGGCGGCTGAACAAGGATCCCAAGGATGGGGAAGCCCTGCTCGCGCTCGCCAGGGTGGCGCTGCTGGAGGGCAATGACTCCCGGGTCATGGCCCTGTTGCAGCAGGCCGCGCCCCTGGCCGACAAGCAGGAGTTGGCGCTGGTGCGGGGTGCCCTGTCGCTCAAGCGCCAGGACTGGAAGAAGGCCCGGGAAATCTATCAGCCGTTCGCCACCCAGGAGCCCGTCCGGTACAGCGGTCTGTTCGGCCTGGGAGTGTCCCTGCTCGAGCTGGGGCAGGCCAAGGAGGCCCGTGAGGTGCTGGAGCGCGTCGTGGCGCAGGCGCCCCCCGACCCCTCGTTCCATCTCGAGCTGGGCCGCGCGTACATGCTCCTGAGCCAGCCCCGGTCCGCGGTGCATCAGTTCGTGCTCTGCCTGCGTCTGGACCCGAAGCAGGATCGCGCCTGGTTCTTCCTCGCGAACATGATGGGGAGTCGGGGCCGGCAGCGCCGCGCCGAGTCCATGGTGATCCTGGGCCTGTCTCATACGCCCGAGTCCCCACTGCTCCTCGGACTGGTGAAACAGGATGCGGCCTCGGCCGACGCCGCCCCACCCTCCGCTCCAGCCAAGGGCGTTCCGGCCAGGGGTCTGGCTCCCGCCCGGACTTCCGCTCCGGCCCAGCCTCCCCTTCCGGTGGACGTCAACTCGGAGGAGTACCCGGTCGCCCTGGGCACGCAGATCACGGCGCTCATCGAGCGCGGCCAGGCTCGCGAGGCGCTCAGGCGCGTGCGCGAGGCCCAGGCGCAGGGGGTGCGCACGCTGGGCCTCAAGCTGATTGAGGGCTGGGCGTGCGAAGCCCAGGTCCCGCCGGACGTGAAGGGCGCCATCCGCGTGTATGAAGAAGCGTGCGAGGCGTTTCCCACGCACTGGATGCCGAGGAACGCCCTGGGCGTGCTCCTGATGCGACAGGGCCTGCGCTACGGACCGGACTCCACCTATACGAAAGACGCCATCAAGGCGCTCGAGGAGGCCGTACGGTGCGCCCCGGAGGAGGCCGAGCCGCGCTTCAACCTGGCGCAGGTCTACTTCCAGGGGACGCGGTTCGCCGAGGCCGCCACCGTGGCCCGGCGGCTCGTGGAGGAAGTGAAGACCTCCGACCCCGTCATCCACGGGCATGCCTCGAAGTTGCTCGAGGTGCTCGAGCACAAGCTCAACAAAGACAAGACGAAGTAG
- a CDS encoding SDR family NAD(P)-dependent oxidoreductase, protein MNTLVDRTAVVTGAASGIGKCHLALVDINGEALERVRAELALPNRKVSLHVANVADRPRMLALPEEVLAAHGHVHLLVNNAGVSVAGRFEDVSLEDMEMARLSPELSQEVTARLSQRMPF, encoded by the coding sequence ATGAATACTCTCGTGGATCGCACTGCCGTGGTGACAGGCGCGGCCAGCGGTATTGGCAAGTGTCACCTCGCGCTCGTGGACATCAATGGAGAGGCGCTGGAGCGCGTCCGCGCCGAGCTGGCCCTCCCCAATCGAAAAGTCTCTCTTCACGTCGCCAATGTCGCCGATCGCCCCCGCATGCTCGCCCTGCCCGAGGAGGTGCTCGCCGCGCACGGGCACGTGCACCTGCTCGTCAACAACGCGGGGGTGTCGGTGGCGGGCCGGTTCGAGGACGTGTCGCTCGAGGACATGGAGATGGCACGGCTGTCACCAGAGCTGTCTCAAGAGGTGACCGCGAGGCTGTCCCAGCGCATGCCCTTCTGA
- a CDS encoding LysR family transcriptional regulator, which produces MDRFDAMRVFTRIVELGSFTKAATDLGLPRATVTLAVQQLESRLGARLLHRTTREVSATPEGQLYYQRCTRVLAEVEDAEAELAQGAGKLRGKVRIHMVAGMAAHVVIPALPDFHERYPRIDVEVGTGDRAVDLTREGVDCALRAGVVDTPHLVVRRLVPMPQATCASTLYLARRGEPRSLEALEQHWAVNYVEASTGKPYPLDFVVRGELKQVTMNGVLTVMDSEAYISGCLAHFGLIQVPAYRLKTHMANGQLREVLANARPPPLPLSLLHPYQRKVPPRVRIFMDWIAALCARRFGAAAGDAPAED; this is translated from the coding sequence ATGGACCGTTTCGATGCGATGCGCGTCTTCACGCGCATCGTCGAGTTGGGCAGCTTCACGAAGGCGGCGACGGACCTGGGGTTGCCGCGCGCGACCGTCACGCTCGCGGTGCAGCAACTGGAGTCCAGGCTCGGCGCCCGGCTGCTGCACCGCACGACGCGCGAGGTGAGCGCCACCCCCGAGGGACAGCTCTACTACCAGCGCTGTACACGCGTCCTCGCGGAGGTGGAGGACGCGGAGGCGGAGCTGGCGCAGGGCGCGGGCAAGCTACGGGGCAAGGTGCGGATCCACATGGTCGCGGGAATGGCGGCGCACGTCGTCATCCCGGCGCTGCCCGACTTCCACGAGCGCTATCCACGGATCGACGTGGAGGTCGGCACCGGGGATCGCGCCGTCGACCTCACGCGGGAGGGCGTGGACTGCGCATTGCGTGCCGGTGTCGTGGATACGCCGCACCTGGTCGTGCGGCGGCTGGTGCCGATGCCACAAGCCACCTGCGCGAGCACCCTCTACCTGGCCCGGAGGGGCGAGCCCCGCTCGCTCGAGGCCCTGGAACAGCACTGGGCCGTCAACTACGTGGAGGCCTCCACCGGCAAGCCCTACCCGCTGGACTTCGTCGTGCGCGGCGAGCTGAAACAGGTGACGATGAACGGCGTCCTGACGGTGATGGACTCGGAGGCGTACATCTCCGGGTGCCTGGCGCACTTCGGGCTCATCCAGGTGCCGGCCTATCGCCTCAAGACCCACATGGCGAACGGACAATTGCGCGAAGTGCTCGCGAACGCCCGCCCGCCGCCCCTACCGCTCTCACTGTTGCACCCCTACCAGCGGAAGGTGCCACCGCGCGTGCGGATCTTCATGGATTGGATCGCCGCCCTCTGCGCGAGGCGGTTCGGCGCGGCCGCCGGGGATGCACCCGCCGAGGACTGA
- a CDS encoding tautomerase family protein produces MPYINVKFTKGSATPEQKARIIEGMSNVLRDVIDKAPSATFVVIDEVEHENWGVGGLPVLEYWKRTGKTASASEES; encoded by the coding sequence ATGCCTTACATCAACGTCAAGTTCACCAAGGGCAGCGCGACTCCGGAACAGAAGGCCCGGATCATCGAGGGCATGAGCAATGTCCTGCGGGATGTGATCGACAAGGCGCCCTCGGCGACCTTCGTCGTCATCGACGAGGTCGAGCACGAGAACTGGGGGGTCGGAGGCCTGCCGGTGCTCGAGTACTGGAAGCGGACGGGAAAGACCGCCTCCGCGAGCGAAGAGTCCTGA
- a CDS encoding SDR family oxidoreductase, with protein MNGRLEGKAALVTGSGSGIGRATALLFAREGARVIVSDVNVPGAEETVAAIRKKGGEARFIRCDVSKSSEVEALIRGTVEAFGRLDCAVNNAGISGVMGPTGDYPEEAWDRIIATNLTGVWLCMKQEIQQMLKQGGGSIANTASVAGLVGFPMAPAYTAAKHGVVGLTKTAALEYAKANIRINAVCPGLVRTPMITDTTSKNPQIEQALIADEPVGRMADPEEIAEALVWLCSGAASFITGAALPVDGGVVAR; from the coding sequence ATGAACGGGAGATTGGAAGGCAAGGCAGCGCTCGTGACGGGTTCCGGCTCTGGCATCGGTCGCGCGACGGCGCTGCTGTTCGCACGCGAGGGGGCACGGGTCATCGTCTCCGACGTCAACGTCCCCGGAGCAGAGGAGACCGTGGCGGCCATCCGGAAGAAGGGGGGCGAGGCGCGCTTCATCCGCTGTGACGTCTCGAAGTCCAGCGAGGTGGAGGCACTCATTCGCGGCACGGTGGAGGCGTTCGGGCGGCTGGACTGCGCCGTGAACAACGCGGGCATCTCCGGGGTCATGGGCCCCACCGGGGACTATCCCGAGGAGGCCTGGGATCGGATCATCGCCACCAACCTCACGGGGGTGTGGCTGTGTATGAAGCAGGAGATCCAGCAGATGCTGAAGCAGGGGGGAGGTAGCATCGCCAACACCGCCTCGGTGGCGGGACTGGTGGGCTTCCCGATGGCGCCGGCGTACACGGCCGCCAAGCACGGCGTCGTGGGTCTCACGAAGACGGCCGCGTTGGAGTACGCGAAGGCGAACATCCGCATCAACGCGGTGTGTCCCGGGCTCGTCCGTACGCCCATGATCACGGACACCACCAGCAAGAATCCGCAGATAGAGCAGGCGCTGATCGCGGATGAGCCGGTGGGCCGCATGGCGGACCCGGAGGAGATCGCCGAGGCCCTGGTGTGGCTGTGCTCGGGCGCGGCCTCCTTCATCACGGGCGCCGCGCTCCCGGTGGATGGAGGAGTCGTCGCGCGCTAG
- a CDS encoding DUF3616 domain-containing protein, whose protein sequence is MRGWKLPVSGALAMCFLVAAGCGSERFDESGAETEFPSLSQGLTSTSFQDGVSPSSSYAGTRDTMIEEEDANANHGSATSLSASGDTPAGSGNENYILLRWDVSSIPANAVIRSASIVVTVSDKADQSYDFYELTRDWNESQVTWEQADSSQDWTSNGADGAGDRNTTSLGAIRASATGTYTVTLNEQGLEVVRRWVATPSSNHGVILANKDNDNRLEIRSSEYSTKSARPKLTVSWEVSSGDGGTNGGSGSDGGTDGGAPVAGTYKGTCDGSGGVWLDSTHFLNFNDESQTARVFSQGSGTTAVQSKELSSALGLSSSDEADFEDAARVGNRVYVTTSHARNKDGKLETSRYKFFALDVSGTAPTASLQVAGTSSNLLRDMLEASNWTVPNTSVISLLKERSRLSEATVPELAPKVNGTNIEGLAALPTGELVLGFRNPRSGTSAVMVTLTNPDAVVTGATARFGQAILVNLGGQGIRGMAWSEAHQAMLLLSGPSDESSGPFALWRWSGVAGSAPVKVMDLSAPSNSAPETVIPSPASKYVRILFDMGSHLIGGTECKDTSSSTQSFSDLIVQVD, encoded by the coding sequence ATGCGTGGATGGAAGCTTCCAGTCAGTGGTGCGTTGGCGATGTGTTTCCTGGTGGCCGCGGGGTGCGGCTCCGAGCGGTTCGACGAAAGCGGCGCGGAGACGGAGTTCCCCTCCCTCTCCCAGGGGCTGACGAGCACGTCGTTCCAGGACGGGGTGTCTCCCTCGTCGAGCTACGCGGGGACCCGCGACACGATGATCGAGGAGGAAGACGCCAACGCCAACCACGGCTCGGCCACCAGCCTCTCGGCGAGCGGTGACACTCCCGCTGGCAGCGGTAACGAGAACTACATCCTGCTGCGCTGGGATGTCTCCAGCATCCCGGCGAATGCCGTCATCCGCTCGGCCTCCATCGTCGTGACGGTGTCCGACAAGGCGGATCAGAGCTACGACTTCTACGAGCTGACGCGCGATTGGAACGAGAGCCAGGTCACGTGGGAGCAGGCGGACTCCAGCCAGGACTGGACGTCGAATGGCGCGGATGGAGCAGGTGACCGGAACACCACCTCGCTGGGCGCCATCAGGGCCTCCGCCACGGGGACCTACACCGTGACGCTGAACGAGCAAGGGCTCGAGGTGGTGCGCAGGTGGGTGGCCACCCCGTCCAGCAACCACGGGGTCATCCTCGCCAACAAGGACAACGACAACCGGCTGGAGATCCGCTCGAGCGAGTACTCGACCAAGAGCGCCCGCCCGAAGCTGACGGTGTCCTGGGAGGTGTCCAGCGGGGATGGAGGAACGAATGGAGGGAGCGGCTCCGACGGTGGCACGGACGGAGGGGCCCCGGTCGCGGGGACGTACAAGGGCACCTGCGACGGCTCGGGCGGGGTGTGGCTCGACTCCACCCACTTCCTGAACTTCAACGACGAGTCCCAGACCGCGCGCGTCTTCTCCCAGGGCTCGGGCACCACCGCGGTCCAGAGCAAGGAACTGAGCAGCGCGCTGGGTCTCTCGTCCTCGGACGAGGCGGACTTCGAGGACGCCGCGCGCGTGGGCAACCGCGTCTACGTGACCACCTCCCATGCGCGGAACAAGGACGGGAAGCTCGAGACGTCGCGCTACAAGTTCTTCGCCCTCGACGTCTCGGGCACGGCCCCCACCGCCTCGTTGCAGGTCGCGGGGACGTCGTCGAACCTGCTGCGGGACATGCTGGAGGCATCCAACTGGACCGTCCCCAACACCTCGGTCATCTCGCTGCTCAAGGAGCGCTCGCGGCTGTCGGAGGCCACGGTGCCGGAGCTCGCTCCGAAGGTGAATGGCACCAACATCGAGGGGCTGGCGGCACTTCCCACCGGGGAGCTGGTGCTGGGCTTCCGCAATCCACGCTCCGGCACGAGCGCGGTGATGGTCACGCTGACCAATCCCGACGCGGTGGTGACGGGTGCCACGGCCCGGTTCGGTCAGGCCATCCTCGTGAACCTGGGAGGCCAGGGCATCCGGGGCATGGCGTGGTCCGAGGCCCACCAGGCGATGCTGCTGCTCAGCGGGCCCTCTGACGAGAGCAGCGGGCCCTTCGCGCTCTGGCGGTGGAGCGGCGTCGCGGGCAGTGCTCCGGTGAAGGTGATGGACCTGAGCGCGCCCTCGAACTCCGCACCGGAAACGGTGATTCCGTCCCCCGCCAGCAAGTACGTGCGAATCCTGTTCGACATGGGCTCGCACCTGATCGGCGGGACGGAGTGCAAGGACACGTCATCCTCCACTCAGTCGTTCAGCGATCTGATCGTTCAGGTGGACTGA
- a CDS encoding ROK family transcriptional regulator yields the protein MSRRGSLTSATASPPGLLSTHLATRQCAPIFPWASSRGIWSNVRTNSFSPFSHVPPSGHAEALTGNQSLIKRINSAAILRLVRQEAGLSRADLAKRSGLTKSTVSLLVQDLIDEGWLCESEASASNAVGRRPTPLQLDPSRLALMGAEIGVDYLNVVACNLQGELLGSRQQPYSPSDLGSTLTALARLIAQQDAALGAQGWRVLGISVGVPGTVDVHGHRVGVVPNLGWHHQDIEQPLCAALKRAGVRQSPVKVLNEANAAALSEYVFGTGAQTNSLVYLSMGIGVGGGIVLGDRLHLGHDGTAGEVGHTVLQLDGPPCRCGSRGCAETFISQRAVSLDITGTPDPVLPIGELARRVAGGDATAVVAARRAGRYLGMLMQNICNMLDPAVLVLGGPMVQLGPVFLDAARECFAGLQARYAFHTTEVRHCRFGINACAVGAAGAVLHEALMA from the coding sequence GTGAGCCGGAGGGGCTCGCTCACCTCCGCGACCGCTTCGCCTCCTGGCCTCCTATCTACCCACCTCGCCACCCGCCAATGTGCCCCCATTTTTCCCTGGGCCTCTTCCCGAGGCATTTGGTCTAATGTTCGAACAAACTCCTTCTCGCCCTTTTCTCACGTGCCACCTTCCGGACATGCAGAAGCCCTGACGGGCAATCAGAGCCTCATCAAGCGAATCAACAGTGCAGCGATACTCCGGTTGGTGAGACAGGAGGCGGGCCTGTCGCGGGCGGACCTCGCCAAGCGCAGCGGGCTGACGAAGTCCACCGTCAGCCTGCTGGTGCAGGACTTGATCGACGAGGGCTGGTTGTGCGAGTCCGAGGCGTCCGCCTCCAACGCCGTGGGCCGGCGCCCGACGCCCCTGCAGCTCGACCCCTCTCGCCTGGCGCTCATGGGGGCCGAGATCGGCGTGGACTACCTGAACGTGGTCGCGTGCAACCTCCAGGGGGAACTGCTCGGCTCTCGGCAGCAACCGTATTCGCCCTCGGACCTGGGCTCCACGCTCACGGCGCTTGCCAGGCTTATCGCTCAACAGGACGCTGCGCTGGGCGCCCAGGGCTGGCGCGTCCTGGGGATCAGCGTCGGAGTTCCAGGAACCGTGGATGTGCACGGTCATCGGGTAGGCGTGGTGCCAAACCTCGGTTGGCACCACCAGGACATCGAGCAGCCGCTGTGTGCGGCGTTGAAGAGAGCCGGCGTACGCCAATCGCCGGTGAAGGTGCTGAACGAAGCCAACGCCGCGGCGTTGTCCGAGTACGTCTTTGGCACTGGCGCCCAGACGAACTCACTCGTCTACCTGAGCATGGGCATTGGCGTAGGCGGGGGGATCGTTCTCGGCGATCGGCTCCACCTCGGTCATGACGGCACGGCAGGGGAAGTCGGCCATACGGTGCTGCAACTCGACGGACCACCGTGCCGGTGCGGTAGCCGCGGCTGCGCCGAAACCTTCATCTCACAACGGGCAGTCAGTCTTGACATCACGGGCACCCCAGACCCCGTGCTGCCAATCGGCGAACTGGCGCGTCGGGTGGCCGGGGGCGATGCGACGGCAGTGGTGGCCGCGCGTCGTGCAGGGCGCTATCTGGGCATGCTGATGCAGAACATCTGCAACATGCTCGACCCTGCAGTCCTCGTGCTTGGCGGCCCCATGGTACAGCTCGGCCCGGTCTTTCTCGATGCGGCCCGCGAGTGCTTCGCAGGGCTGCAGGCGCGGTATGCCTTCCACACCACCGAAGTACGGCACTGCCGCTTCGGCATCAATGCTTGCGCTGTGGGCGCCGCGGGTGCGGTGCTGCATGAAGCCCTGATGGCCTGA
- a CDS encoding SDR family NAD(P)-dependent oxidoreductase, producing MMETRGQARTALITGASSGIGLELTRRMLSEGWEIIALIRSGFPEDDALIRESLGTKRLRVYKADLTDFGSLRHALEQIKAGEERIDLLFNNAGGSFAELGFSKQGRELHYELQTVVPYIVFRELKEQLRRGSLKTVVNTSTNAFKFVKRFDPDTLERPASFKKLFGPYAASKLALSLWTREGASLAAAEGIRLLSVDPGGNNTLRSGNQSGLPFYLRPLMKLFFPHPSRGASRLYEAAVDTRAELSGAFLTNGRVTELQFTGQGRKVLDKVNAIYEREFLAAPQA from the coding sequence ATGATGGAGACGAGAGGACAGGCTCGAACCGCGCTCATCACGGGTGCCAGCTCCGGGATCGGGCTCGAGCTGACCCGCAGGATGCTCTCCGAGGGCTGGGAGATCATCGCCCTGATCCGCTCGGGGTTCCCCGAGGACGATGCGCTGATCCGGGAGAGCCTGGGCACGAAGCGGCTTCGCGTCTACAAGGCCGACCTCACGGACTTTGGCAGCCTGCGGCACGCGCTGGAGCAGATCAAGGCGGGGGAGGAGAGGATCGATCTGTTGTTCAACAACGCGGGCGGCAGCTTCGCGGAGCTCGGCTTCTCCAAGCAGGGGCGCGAGCTGCATTACGAATTGCAGACGGTGGTGCCCTACATCGTCTTCAGGGAGCTGAAGGAGCAGCTGCGCCGGGGGAGTCTGAAGACCGTCGTCAATACCTCCACCAATGCCTTCAAGTTCGTCAAACGGTTCGATCCCGACACGCTGGAGCGCCCGGCGTCGTTCAAGAAGCTGTTCGGCCCGTATGCGGCCTCCAAGCTGGCGCTCTCCCTGTGGACCCGGGAGGGAGCCTCGCTGGCCGCCGCCGAGGGGATCCGGCTGCTGAGCGTGGACCCGGGAGGCAACAACACCCTGAGGAGTGGAAATCAATCAGGGCTTCCCTTCTATCTGAGGCCCCTCATGAAGCTCTTCTTCCCGCATCCCAGCCGGGGCGCCTCGCGTTTGTACGAAGCGGCGGTGGACACACGCGCGGAGTTGTCGGGCGCCTTCCTGACGAATGGCCGGGTGACGGAACTCCAGTTCACCGGCCAGGGACGCAAGGTCCTGGACAAGGTGAACGCCATCTATGAGCGGGAGTTCCTGGCGGCCCCCCAGGCCTGA
- a CDS encoding M16 family metallopeptidase, giving the protein MAEQLSSLGTEADYVIDFRRDVLPYLAKTENRPEARAARAFEAALYPEHAYGRSALAADLQKVGEREIEDWLARTYRPANAVVAIVGELDLDEAEKQVRTWLSGWTGPKGEPSLTPPPVTGPARAARLLLTAHPGATQTWVSWGCPLPPADAATEASYELMAQLASRRLHQQVRAALGAPATACMARAWCSREVPPCWRSRARWRTRGSHPRSPPCARRWRTCHGESGRRWS; this is encoded by the coding sequence ATGGCCGAGCAGCTGTCCTCGCTGGGGACCGAAGCCGACTACGTGATCGACTTCCGGCGGGACGTGCTTCCGTACCTCGCGAAGACCGAGAACCGGCCCGAGGCGCGCGCCGCGCGGGCCTTCGAGGCGGCGCTCTACCCCGAGCACGCCTATGGACGTTCGGCGCTCGCCGCGGATCTCCAGAAGGTGGGCGAGAGGGAGATCGAGGACTGGCTGGCGCGCACCTACCGGCCGGCCAACGCGGTGGTGGCCATCGTGGGCGAGCTGGACCTGGACGAGGCGGAGAAGCAGGTGCGCACCTGGCTGTCGGGATGGACGGGGCCCAAGGGCGAGCCCTCCCTCACGCCGCCGCCCGTCACGGGCCCCGCGCGTGCGGCGCGGCTCCTGCTGACGGCTCACCCGGGAGCGACCCAGACGTGGGTGTCCTGGGGCTGCCCGTTGCCACCCGCGGATGCCGCCACCGAGGCGAGCTACGAGCTGATGGCGCAGCTGGCGAGCCGACGTCTGCATCAGCAGGTGCGCGCCGCGCTGGGTGCCCCAGCTACGGCATGCATGGCCAGAGCATGGTGCTCGAGGGAGGTGCCGCCATGTTGGAGGTCCAGGGCGCGGTGGAGAACGCGCGGCTCGCATCCGCGCTCGCCGCCGTGCGCCAGACGCTGGAGGACCTGTCACGGGGAAAGTGGACGGAGGTGGAGCTGA
- a CDS encoding SDR family NAD(P)-dependent oxidoreductase encodes MPLQTPSNTNKVVIITGASQGIGASLVRGYREKGWRVVANSRSIKPGTFGDDPQILTVEGDVGDARTARKLVAAAVEKFGRVDSLVNNAGIFIAKPFTDYTAEDFTKKLGVNVAGFFYVTQAAIARFLEQGHGGHVVSLTTSLVDQPLAGVPSVLASLTKGGIDAATRSLAIEYAPRGIRANAVSPGIIQTPMHAPETHAALARLHPLGRMGTIDEIVQAVLYLEDASFVTGETLHVDGGQHAGHW; translated from the coding sequence ATGCCCCTCCAGACCCCGAGCAATACAAACAAAGTCGTCATCATTACCGGTGCCTCGCAGGGCATCGGTGCCAGCCTCGTCAGGGGCTATCGTGAAAAGGGTTGGCGCGTCGTCGCCAACTCGCGTTCGATCAAGCCCGGCACCTTCGGTGATGATCCGCAGATCCTGACGGTGGAGGGGGACGTCGGTGACGCGCGGACCGCCAGGAAGCTCGTCGCCGCGGCCGTCGAGAAGTTCGGACGCGTCGACAGCCTGGTCAACAATGCCGGCATCTTCATCGCCAAACCCTTCACCGACTACACGGCCGAGGACTTCACCAAGAAGCTCGGCGTCAACGTCGCGGGCTTCTTCTACGTCACCCAGGCCGCGATCGCGCGATTCCTGGAGCAGGGCCATGGTGGCCACGTGGTGAGCTTGACCACTTCGCTGGTGGATCAGCCGCTCGCCGGCGTTCCCTCGGTGCTCGCCTCGCTGACCAAGGGCGGCATCGATGCGGCCACCCGCAGCCTCGCGATCGAATACGCGCCACGGGGCATCCGCGCGAACGCGGTCTCGCCCGGCATCATCCAGACGCCGATGCACGCCCCCGAGACCCACGCGGCGCTCGCCAGGCTCCATCCGCTGGGCCGCATGGGGACGATCGACGAGATCGTCCAGGCCGTTCTCTATCTCGAGGACGCGAGCTTCGTCACCGGAGAGACCCTGCACGTCGACGGCGGTCAGCATGCCGGTCACTGGTAA